The Staphylothermus marinus F1 genome has a segment encoding these proteins:
- a CDS encoding ABC transporter ATP-binding protein — MSSEPVVEIKDLVAGYYVAKGFRSLFKKFTPVLRNINLTIYRGEKVAIIGESGAGKTTLIKIMLGLIKPRHGEVRVLGYTPYSLKRREKRLLAKKIGYVPQDPSRSLNPRLKVRRILYEPLEALGIDGEEAEKRVFESLKHVHLHRAVLDYYPDQLSGGMMQRVLIARALVHKPEILILDEPTSALDVSIQAQIINILNEIYEKLKPTMITVTHDIPVAQYLAEKAIILYKGEIVEEASFQEIIENPKHPYTRTLIQSYTLPVKP; from the coding sequence GTGAGTAGTGAACCTGTTGTGGAAATCAAGGATCTTGTGGCTGGATACTATGTTGCGAAAGGATTTAGGTCATTATTCAAAAAATTCACTCCTGTACTAAGAAATATTAACTTAACAATTTATCGTGGAGAAAAAGTTGCAATTATAGGTGAAAGTGGAGCTGGAAAAACTACTTTAATAAAAATAATGCTCGGCTTAATCAAGCCTAGACATGGAGAGGTAAGAGTTCTCGGATATACTCCGTATAGTTTGAAGAGACGTGAAAAAAGATTATTAGCTAAGAAAATAGGTTATGTGCCACAAGATCCTAGTAGATCATTGAATCCAAGGCTTAAGGTGAGAAGGATTCTCTATGAACCATTAGAAGCACTGGGTATAGATGGGGAGGAAGCAGAGAAACGTGTATTTGAGAGCTTGAAACATGTTCATCTCCACAGAGCTGTTTTAGATTACTACCCGGATCAGCTTAGCGGGGGTATGATGCAAAGAGTACTAATAGCGAGAGCATTAGTGCATAAACCAGAAATACTAATACTAGATGAGCCAACATCAGCGTTGGATGTATCTATTCAGGCACAAATAATAAATATACTCAATGAAATCTATGAAAAACTAAAACCAACAATGATCACTGTAACACATGATATACCTGTAGCCCAGTATCTCGCGGAGAAAGCAATAATACTGTATAAGGGAGAAATAGTAGAAGAAGCATCATTTCAAGAAATAATAGAGAATCCAAAACATCCCTATACACGAACACTAATACAATCCTATACTTTACCAGTAAAGCCTTAA
- a CDS encoding ABC transporter ATP-binding protein, whose product MVLAVKAENLWIGYMDEEENILWAVRGISIEVLEREIYCLVGESGCGKSTLGNAIVGILPPYSVTKGRLRVFNREVIVEDEKHYEEIRGKLVTLIPQNPGKALNPYLTISEQFYYVFNSLYELNKENSLKKARELLGIVGLDPEQVLDSYPHELSGGMQQRTAIALALATGAKIVVADEPTSALDANLRLQLLKLLLRLKNELGLTIIMITHDILSATRICDRVAVMYAGKIVEETSTREIIENPLHPYTKMLFDAVPILGVKKKLVSYLGEPPRPGEYIKGCQFSKRCPKAMDICREKEPEIIEINGHRVACWLYNVEGGEK is encoded by the coding sequence ATGGTTTTAGCTGTTAAAGCAGAGAATTTATGGATTGGCTATATGGATGAAGAAGAGAATATTTTATGGGCTGTTCGAGGAATAAGCATCGAGGTATTGGAGAGAGAAATATATTGTCTCGTAGGCGAGAGTGGATGCGGTAAGTCAACACTTGGAAACGCAATAGTTGGAATACTCCCACCATACTCGGTTACGAAGGGGAGGCTTAGAGTCTTTAATAGAGAAGTTATAGTAGAAGACGAGAAACACTATGAAGAAATAAGAGGTAAACTAGTAACACTTATACCTCAGAATCCAGGCAAAGCTTTGAATCCATACCTAACAATAAGTGAGCAATTCTACTATGTTTTCAACAGCCTATATGAATTAAATAAAGAGAACTCGTTGAAGAAAGCTAGAGAACTACTAGGTATAGTTGGATTAGACCCTGAACAAGTACTTGACAGTTATCCTCACGAACTAAGTGGTGGAATGCAGCAGAGAACAGCTATTGCTTTAGCACTGGCAACTGGTGCTAAAATAGTTGTTGCGGACGAACCAACATCGGCGCTAGATGCTAATTTGAGGCTTCAATTATTAAAGCTTCTTCTGAGACTGAAAAACGAGTTAGGCTTAACAATTATAATGATAACACATGATATATTATCAGCTACTCGAATATGTGATCGAGTAGCGGTAATGTATGCTGGAAAAATAGTTGAGGAAACAAGTACTAGAGAAATTATCGAAAACCCTCTGCATCCCTACACTAAAATGTTGTTCGACGCCGTCCCTATTCTAGGTGTTAAGAAAAAACTAGTCTCCTATCTAGGCGAACCACCTAGGCCCGGAGAATATATCAAAGGTTGCCAGTTCAGTAAAAGATGTCCAAAGGCTATGGATATTTGTAGAGAAAAAGAACCCGAGATTATAGAGATCAATGGTCATCGTGTTGCTTGCTGGCTATATAATGTGGAGGGCGGGGAAAAGTGA
- a CDS encoding ABC transporter permease gives MMNRIKRSERVAELKTLVKRAWKRRAGFRIGVVIVVFTVLIAILGPFIAPYPEEGWGIAGPETQMRGPQPPSLKHLFGTDLIGRDLLSRILIGAGYALFQITIVVVVSLAIGLVIGVFAAYYRGLIERILNYFTELFMAFPAIIIALALNTLGGRGLFVVITSLIITWWSWYARIAYVHARGVRGMEFVTLAELAGLPGYKIIYRHILPNTLTPVIVQAITDTGSVLLEAAAINFLGLGLPPDYPDWGVLVQNGFNYIYSYPWISLIPGFFILLVALGFSLLGDNLREELDPRMRRRWRLWF, from the coding sequence ATGATGAATAGAATAAAACGATCGGAGAGAGTTGCCGAGCTAAAAACACTTGTTAAGAGAGCATGGAAACGTAGAGCAGGGTTTAGGATTGGGGTTGTAATAGTGGTTTTCACAGTATTAATAGCTATTCTAGGACCTTTCATAGCTCCTTATCCAGAGGAAGGCTGGGGTATTGCAGGCCCTGAAACACAGATGAGGGGGCCTCAGCCTCCTAGTTTGAAACACTTGTTCGGAACAGATCTCATTGGCAGAGACCTGTTGTCCCGTATACTTATCGGCGCTGGATACGCATTGTTTCAAATAACCATTGTTGTAGTTGTTAGTCTAGCTATAGGATTAGTCATCGGTGTTTTCGCAGCTTATTATCGTGGTTTAATAGAGAGGATACTGAATTATTTCACAGAATTATTTATGGCTTTTCCAGCAATAATAATTGCTTTAGCTCTCAACACGCTTGGCGGGAGAGGATTATTCGTAGTAATAACCAGTCTAATAATTACATGGTGGTCGTGGTATGCTAGAATAGCATATGTCCATGCTAGAGGAGTAAGAGGGATGGAATTTGTTACATTAGCTGAACTAGCTGGTTTACCAGGTTATAAAATAATTTACCGCCACATCCTACCAAACACTCTAACCCCCGTTATTGTCCAAGCAATAACTGATACTGGAAGCGTATTATTGGAGGCAGCAGCTATAAATTTCCTAGGACTAGGACTGCCACCAGACTATCCTGATTGGGGAGTTCTTGTACAGAATGGTTTCAATTATATCTATAGTTATCCATGGATAAGCCTCATACCAGGATTCTTCATATTATTGGTAGCTTTAGGATTCAGTTTGTTAGGAGATAATCTTAGAGAAGAATTAGATCCTAGGATGAGGCGTAGGTGGAGATTATGGTTTTAG
- a CDS encoding ABC transporter permease, producing the protein MPVSLNYLVKRVFWSALIIIGVIMLSYIIIISAPGDPAKIWAGNPRGEKAGLAIQKAREELGLDQPLPIQVLRYTLQVLSGNMGVSIVYRVPVAEVIWRGLTATLELLVVSYIIGISIGVFLGVESALRRGSRFDSIMQSLAILLANAPSFWLGIGLIILLAETIGFTGYGRIDTYLMFQTGFHPITGFYLLDALIEGNLPVFIDVFLRILPPAIVVATYPIGLGLRISRALVAENLNEEYVRAAVAWGVERRIIIWKYAFRGAIPSLTQIMGLAFAYSLVDAMIVEVVFGREGLGSIAYSVIGKSDYTLITGLMVTVTIFYIIMNTLADILQAIIDPRVKL; encoded by the coding sequence TTGCCTGTCAGCCTCAACTATTTAGTTAAAAGAGTTTTTTGGTCGGCACTAATAATTATTGGAGTTATAATGTTATCATATATAATAATCATATCTGCGCCGGGAGACCCCGCTAAGATATGGGCGGGAAATCCGCGTGGCGAAAAAGCTGGGTTAGCTATTCAGAAAGCACGGGAGGAGCTAGGACTAGATCAGCCCTTACCCATACAGGTATTAAGGTATACTCTACAAGTTCTCAGCGGAAACATGGGTGTATCCATAGTATATAGAGTTCCAGTCGCAGAAGTTATTTGGAGAGGATTAACAGCCACTCTTGAATTACTAGTAGTATCTTATATTATAGGTATAAGTATAGGTGTTTTTCTAGGTGTAGAATCAGCTCTGCGCCGGGGCTCTAGATTTGATAGCATAATGCAGTCTCTAGCAATACTGCTTGCTAACGCTCCTAGTTTCTGGTTGGGAATAGGCTTAATAATATTGCTGGCTGAGACAATAGGGTTTACAGGCTATGGTAGAATAGATACATATCTCATGTTTCAGACAGGTTTTCATCCAATAACGGGTTTTTACTTATTAGATGCTTTAATTGAGGGTAACCTGCCTGTCTTTATAGATGTTTTTCTAAGAATACTGCCTCCAGCAATAGTGGTTGCAACATATCCTATAGGGTTAGGGCTTAGAATATCCAGGGCATTAGTAGCTGAGAACCTTAATGAGGAATATGTTCGTGCGGCTGTTGCTTGGGGGGTTGAGAGAAGAATTATTATATGGAAATATGCTTTTAGAGGAGCTATACCGAGTCTTACCCAAATAATGGGTCTTGCTTTTGCTTACAGCTTAGTTGATGCGATGATTGTTGAAGTTGTTTTTGGACGTGAAGGCTTAGGCAGTATTGCTTATAGTGTGATCGGTAAAAGCGACTATACATTGATCACCGGGCTCATGGTTACTGTAACAATATTCTATATCATAATGAATACGTTAGCGGACATATTACAAGCAATAATTGATCCAAGGGTGAAACTATGA
- a CDS encoding ABC transporter substrate-binding protein, protein MNRKLLIGIILVVIIAVGLTAYYLYNYNFWTEKPTQKLRVVVYAYEDSITGIDPSLEFDTGLVVLGTVYEPLLYYDPEKNEFMPALAESWEANDNHTIWTFHLRRDAKFHDGTPVTAQAVKFSIERALKAYVEEGEGPGYIWEGVKEIKVVDNYTVQFILDRPMRLDLIAAASYGAYIYSPKVLEYAGVNDPLDPSLREWFDKGHEDGSGPYKITYYDPESEVRLEKFKDWWGWKIINNPYAPDIVVIKIVTDSTAQLNGLKSGAIDIATQVPLGEIHNLMKQGYHVRNETTYHNYVLMFNTRRYPTNITEFRLAIAHSIPWDRIVTRALKGFGVPGSGIIPHHFPGHLDNYTYTYNKTLARELLRKAGLLGKNLKIEIMVEGSYEQEVAFAEILKGELKDLGIDVDILAKPWDTMAETGPKVWEDPNSVPHLMINDWWPTIPSPYDFLYNLLHSDVKEWNWAGYENNEFEELIDNAWKLEGVDYDKAMKLYVQAQDIIYRDVPAINLWDEIQPYVYSDRVVLEDKALNPLYMFVVFFQYVEVKG, encoded by the coding sequence ATGAATAGAAAATTACTGATTGGGATTATATTAGTAGTGATTATTGCCGTAGGTCTAACAGCTTATTATCTATATAATTATAATTTCTGGACAGAGAAACCCACGCAGAAGCTAAGGGTAGTGGTGTATGCATACGAAGACTCCATAACGGGGATCGATCCCTCCCTAGAATTTGATACAGGATTAGTTGTGCTTGGAACAGTATATGAGCCTCTATTATACTATGATCCCGAGAAAAACGAGTTCATGCCTGCGCTTGCTGAGTCTTGGGAGGCAAACGATAACCATACTATTTGGACTTTTCATTTGAGAAGAGATGCTAAGTTTCACGATGGAACACCTGTTACTGCTCAAGCTGTAAAGTTTAGTATTGAGCGGGCACTCAAAGCATATGTTGAAGAAGGGGAGGGACCAGGGTATATATGGGAGGGTGTGAAAGAGATCAAAGTCGTCGATAATTATACTGTACAATTCATCCTCGATAGACCAATGAGACTGGACTTAATAGCGGCTGCTAGTTATGGTGCATACATTTATAGTCCTAAGGTCCTAGAATATGCTGGAGTAAATGATCCGCTAGATCCCTCGCTCAGGGAATGGTTTGATAAAGGGCATGAGGATGGTAGCGGGCCATATAAGATCACATATTATGATCCAGAATCTGAAGTTAGATTGGAGAAGTTCAAAGATTGGTGGGGATGGAAAATAATTAATAATCCATACGCTCCAGACATTGTAGTAATAAAGATCGTGACGGATAGTACTGCTCAACTAAATGGTTTAAAGAGTGGTGCAATAGATATAGCCACACAAGTTCCACTAGGAGAGATCCATAACCTTATGAAGCAAGGATACCATGTAAGAAATGAAACAACATATCACAACTATGTATTAATGTTCAATACTAGAAGATACCCAACAAACATTACAGAATTTAGATTAGCTATAGCGCACTCAATACCATGGGATAGAATAGTTACGAGAGCTCTGAAAGGCTTCGGGGTTCCAGGAAGTGGAATAATACCACACCACTTCCCCGGCCATCTTGACAACTATACATATACATATAATAAGACACTAGCACGAGAACTCCTCAGAAAAGCAGGGCTTCTCGGTAAGAACCTTAAAATAGAGATAATGGTTGAGGGAAGCTATGAACAAGAAGTAGCATTTGCAGAGATCTTGAAGGGCGAACTAAAAGATCTAGGGATAGATGTGGATATTCTTGCTAAGCCATGGGATACTATGGCTGAGACAGGGCCTAAGGTCTGGGAGGATCCTAATAGTGTTCCTCATCTCATGATAAATGATTGGTGGCCAACGATTCCCTCACCCTATGATTTCCTATATAATCTATTACACAGCGATGTAAAGGAGTGGAACTGGGCGGGTTATGAGAATAATGAATTCGAGGAACTAATAGATAATGCTTGGAAACTTGAAGGTGTAGATTATGATAAAGCTATGAAACTATATGTTCAAGCACAAGACATAATTTACCGTGATGTCCCCGCTATTAATCTATGGGATGAAATACAGCCATACGTATATAGTGATAGGGTTGTATTAGAGGATAAGGCGTTGAATCCGCTATATATGTTTGTGGTCTTTTTCCAATATGTTGAAGTTAAAGGTTAG
- a CDS encoding damage-control phosphatase ARMT1 family protein, producing the protein MKPHTPCIQCIVSVRLREIINSVRNQERSIKLQIQLLKIAYEEFSKNNELTIIATNIFNRLIRLAPEIIEYYREIKRKAIDKAWENIGEYKSFLEKFMGYEKFRFATKISIAGNALDTGVAGYEPPNKISIDRILSTPLIIDHTREIYDYIRIGGKKILWLFDNAGESVLDTLLVEILQNYGNKVIGVAKEDPGFQNDLTISDTYYARLDKVFDEIISTGYNGSSIHLNKVSEQFKKYLKEADLIVAKGMAHYEYISSIELAKPIIHLLIPKCEPVAKTVGAIRGFYVAYLRKTGDHN; encoded by the coding sequence ATGAAGCCACATACACCATGTATTCAATGCATAGTATCTGTTAGATTACGTGAAATAATAAATAGTGTGAGAAATCAAGAAAGATCGATTAAGCTACAAATACAACTATTAAAAATAGCATATGAAGAGTTTTCTAAAAATAATGAATTAACAATTATTGCTACAAATATATTTAATAGACTAATAAGGCTTGCACCAGAGATAATAGAGTATTATAGGGAGATTAAGAGAAAAGCAATAGATAAAGCATGGGAAAACATAGGAGAGTATAAATCTTTTCTCGAAAAATTTATGGGATACGAGAAATTCAGGTTTGCAACGAAGATATCCATAGCAGGTAACGCGTTAGATACTGGAGTGGCAGGATATGAGCCGCCGAATAAGATCTCAATTGATCGAATACTCTCTACACCGTTAATAATAGATCATACCCGTGAAATATATGATTATATACGGATAGGAGGTAAGAAGATCCTATGGTTATTTGACAATGCTGGGGAATCAGTTCTAGATACATTGCTTGTGGAAATACTGCAGAACTATGGGAATAAAGTGATAGGTGTTGCTAAGGAGGACCCTGGTTTCCAAAATGATCTAACAATAAGCGACACATATTATGCAAGACTAGATAAAGTATTCGATGAAATAATTTCAACTGGTTATAATGGTTCAAGCATACATTTAAATAAAGTATCAGAGCAATTCAAAAAATATCTTAAAGAAGCTGATCTAATAGTAGCTAAGGGTATGGCACACTATGAATACATAAGCAGTATAGAGTTAGCAAAACCAATAATTCATCTTCTTATTCCTAAATGCGAACCTGTAGCTAAAACGGTGGGTGCCATAAGGGGATTCTATGTCGCATATTTGAGAAAAACCGGTGATCATAATTAA
- a CDS encoding pyridoxal phosphate-dependent aminotransferase, with protein sequence MVSPTLKFRSIIPHMRGEGGFAFIARGRELASKGYHVVNLSIGQPDVPTPDNVIESAVHWLKDEKFTGYTETPGIPELRQAIADYLNERYGSDVDWREVVVTPGTKGAIFLALAAYLDPGDEIIVPEPTYPAYPEGAKILNARARFVSLRFEGRDKGFKLDIEAIEEAITSRTKMIVVNNPHNPSGAVFTPKEIDELVSIARKHKIMILADEIYDNFIYEGKFKSLISYPDWREFLVYTNGFSKTFSMTGWRLGYIVVRREVAEILSKLAVNIWGCPISFAQKAAVTALKDPESWKWAEKLSKRYAEMRDLLYNELQGIEGVEVWKSLGAFYLFPRIRNLLDKINMSVDEFVDYIIDNYYLIILPGTAFPDTAGKDYVRFSFATSKEAILEGAKRFRKAVEDLLSERTK encoded by the coding sequence ATGGTATCCCCAACTCTAAAATTCAGAAGCATAATTCCCCATATGAGAGGAGAGGGAGGATTTGCATTTATTGCGAGAGGGAGAGAACTAGCTTCTAAAGGATATCACGTAGTAAATCTAAGTATTGGACAACCAGATGTTCCTACACCCGATAATGTTATTGAATCAGCTGTTCACTGGTTAAAAGATGAGAAATTCACTGGTTATACCGAGACTCCAGGTATACCTGAGCTTAGACAAGCTATCGCGGATTATTTGAATGAGAGATATGGTAGTGATGTTGATTGGAGAGAAGTAGTGGTGACTCCTGGAACTAAAGGAGCGATTTTCTTAGCTTTAGCTGCTTATCTTGATCCTGGAGATGAAATAATTGTTCCAGAACCAACATATCCTGCTTACCCAGAAGGAGCGAAAATACTTAATGCCAGAGCTAGGTTCGTGTCTTTACGCTTCGAGGGACGTGATAAGGGGTTTAAACTTGACATAGAAGCCATAGAAGAAGCTATAACTTCTAGAACAAAAATGATCGTTGTTAATAATCCACATAACCCTAGCGGAGCAGTTTTTACACCTAAAGAAATAGATGAACTAGTGAGTATTGCTAGAAAACACAAAATAATGATTCTAGCAGACGAGATATATGATAACTTCATATATGAGGGAAAGTTTAAATCCCTAATCTCCTATCCTGACTGGAGGGAGTTTTTAGTATACACAAATGGTTTCTCAAAAACATTCTCCATGACTGGTTGGCGCCTAGGATACATTGTAGTACGTAGAGAAGTTGCTGAAATACTGAGTAAGTTAGCAGTAAATATTTGGGGATGCCCAATAAGTTTTGCACAAAAAGCAGCAGTTACAGCATTGAAAGATCCGGAGTCATGGAAATGGGCTGAAAAACTAAGTAAGAGATATGCAGAGATGAGGGATCTACTATATAATGAACTGCAAGGAATAGAGGGAGTAGAAGTCTGGAAAAGCCTTGGAGCATTCTACTTGTTCCCTAGGATCAGGAACTTACTTGATAAGATAAATATGAGCGTGGACGAGTTCGTAGACTATATAATAGATAATTATTACTTAATAATACTTCCAGGAACAGCATTTCCGGACACCGCTGGAAAAGACTATGTTAGATTCAGCTTTGCAACAAGTAAAGAAGCAATACTAGAAGGGGCTAAAAGGTTCAGGAAAGCTGTCGAAGACTTATTATCTGAAAGAACCAAGTAA
- a CDS encoding ornithine carbamoyltransferase, whose protein sequence is MCLRHLVRDLSGKDLISTLDWSDEELEIALKLAEELKWTAHYYGVEAIPKILERKVFFMLFFAPSTRTRAAFEAAMHYLGGHAAYIEAKTTRMAWGKEEKVGEAVKDVAVMYERYGHGIGVRILDKAIDYIYGRGNSYIREIAKAANVPVINMADDMFHPTQGLADLYTFRERFGKVEGKKYVIMWAYSPEIRGWCSVQEDMILFPRFGVDVVVARPPGFDLDPKLVEKAKQLAKEHGGSLEFTDNYKEALEGAHAVFPRNWASPKLVQLGYSKFKDEELRIYEKYKDWKVTRELFDKMDKHGVLMHVLPIMRNYEADDDVIDDPKRSIIYEQAENGLWTKAAVLALTMFGVK, encoded by the coding sequence ATGTGTTTGAGGCATCTTGTGAGAGATCTTAGTGGAAAAGATCTGATATCCACGCTAGATTGGAGTGATGAAGAATTAGAAATCGCATTAAAGCTCGCCGAGGAACTTAAATGGACAGCTCACTATTATGGCGTAGAAGCTATACCCAAGATCCTTGAGCGAAAAGTATTCTTCATGCTGTTCTTCGCTCCCTCGACAAGGACGAGAGCAGCGTTTGAAGCAGCAATGCATTATCTTGGAGGGCATGCAGCATATATTGAAGCTAAAACAACTCGTATGGCTTGGGGTAAAGAGGAGAAGGTTGGTGAAGCTGTGAAGGATGTTGCAGTAATGTATGAGAGATACGGCCATGGTATAGGAGTACGTATACTTGACAAAGCAATCGATTACATATATGGACGTGGAAACAGCTATATAAGAGAAATAGCAAAAGCAGCGAATGTCCCAGTAATAAATATGGCTGACGACATGTTTCATCCAACACAGGGATTAGCAGACCTATACACGTTCAGGGAGAGATTCGGAAAAGTTGAAGGCAAGAAATACGTTATAATGTGGGCTTATAGCCCAGAAATACGTGGATGGTGCAGTGTACAAGAAGACATGATTCTCTTCCCAAGATTCGGAGTAGACGTAGTAGTTGCACGCCCACCAGGCTTCGACCTAGATCCCAAACTAGTTGAGAAAGCAAAGCAACTAGCCAAAGAACACGGTGGATCACTAGAATTCACAGACAACTATAAGGAAGCCCTAGAGGGAGCACACGCAGTATTCCCGAGAAACTGGGCTTCACCAAAACTAGTACAGCTAGGATATAGTAAGTTCAAGGACGAAGAACTAAGAATATATGAGAAATACAAGGACTGGAAAGTAACACGTGAACTATTCGATAAAATGGATAAGCACGGCGTACTAATGCATGTATTACCAATAATGAGAAACTATGAAGCAGACGACGACGTCATAGATGATCCAAAGAGATCAATAATATATGAACAAGCAGAAAACGGATTATGGACAAAAGCAGCAGTTCTAGCATTAACAATGTTTGGAGTAAAGTAA
- a CDS encoding substrate-binding domain-containing protein has protein sequence MDLREYLELKLVLDGNVVLDELSAKLLFLINRYGSILSASRALGLSYSSAWDMLTRIENILGKRIVEKHRGAKGGARLTSVGLNLLERYISAYKKYFHKEFSVEIPLKPEASQKIYVYAGSHDIVISYLASLLRYKGYIVEVHWIGSLKGLSSIILGESDFSGTHLLDPNTGEYNVSFIKKYGGSTSLALVRGWLRSIGFITRSRISFEEIIEKLLNGSFRLINRNEGSGSRQLLEYILRLEAKKRNTRIDIIRSRIREYNNTAYTHYEVAEQVSTGKADVGIGIEWVARAYNLYFNHIKWENFDIIVRREKIEDKFYKDLIETIKSKEFIENIKSMPGYNVPENIGEVLFF, from the coding sequence ATGGATTTGAGAGAATATTTGGAACTTAAACTCGTCCTAGATGGTAATGTGGTTTTGGATGAGTTATCGGCTAAGCTACTTTTTCTAATCAACCGCTACGGCTCAATATTATCTGCTAGTCGGGCATTAGGGTTATCATATAGTAGTGCTTGGGATATGTTGACGAGAATAGAGAATATATTGGGTAAGAGAATAGTTGAGAAGCATCGTGGTGCTAAGGGTGGTGCGAGGCTAACGAGTGTTGGCTTGAATTTATTGGAGAGATATATTTCTGCTTATAAAAAGTATTTTCATAAGGAATTCAGTGTGGAAATACCTCTTAAACCTGAGGCTTCTCAGAAAATATACGTGTATGCTGGAAGCCACGATATTGTCATAAGTTATTTAGCGAGCTTATTGAGGTATAAAGGATACATTGTTGAAGTACATTGGATCGGTTCATTAAAGGGTTTATCATCAATAATACTTGGTGAATCAGACTTCTCCGGAACACATCTATTAGACCCTAATACTGGTGAGTATAATGTATCATTTATAAAGAAATATGGTGGTTCAACCAGCCTAGCACTGGTGAGAGGATGGCTTAGAAGTATAGGGTTCATAACACGATCTAGGATTAGTTTTGAAGAGATCATTGAAAAACTCCTCAATGGATCATTTAGGCTTATAAATAGAAATGAGGGATCTGGTAGTAGGCAATTATTAGAATACATTCTAAGACTTGAAGCTAAGAAGAGGAATACTAGAATAGACATTATTAGGTCTAGGATTAGAGAATACAATAACACTGCATATACTCATTATGAGGTTGCAGAGCAAGTTTCTACTGGTAAAGCAGATGTGGGGATAGGTATTGAATGGGTTGCCAGAGCATACAATCTATACTTCAACCATATTAAGTGGGAGAATTTCGATATAATTGTTAGAAGGGAGAAGATAGAAGATAAATTCTATAAAGACTTAATCGAAACAATTAAGTCGAAAGAATTTATTGAAAATATAAAAAGCATGCCCGGCTATAATGTGCCTGAGAACATTGGTGAAGTACTGTTTTTCTGA
- the wtpA gene encoding tungstate ABC transporter substrate-binding protein WtpA codes for MDKLKMPIIIGLIVLIIASLTGYYYYTHNTKTSEIIIFAAGSLKIPLDEIASKYSEKYGVNIYIEASGSVEAIRKVTDLGREADIIAVADYRLIPTFLVPNYTSWYIGFATNQVVLVYTDKSKYHEILENNPSEWYKILMRNDVKWGFSDPNKDPCGYRSVGIIGLASIYYNDTSILENLLLNKTNIAVEKVNDTLNLIVPADLKVSENSNLIIRSKSVDLISLVEAGTIDYAFEYQSVAVQHHLKYIKLPDQINLGNPKYAYFYGKVIVKILVGTDKEKSIAMSPIIYGITVLDNAPHRSEALKFLKFLLGNTGREIFEEKGQPYLDEFIVYGKIPEELRSIAGSES; via the coding sequence TTGGATAAGTTAAAGATGCCCATAATAATAGGCTTAATTGTTTTAATTATAGCATCTCTCACCGGATACTACTACTATACACATAATACTAAGACTTCTGAGATCATAATATTCGCTGCTGGCTCATTAAAGATACCATTAGATGAGATAGCTTCGAAATATAGTGAGAAATATGGAGTAAACATATATATTGAAGCCAGTGGCAGTGTTGAAGCTATTCGTAAAGTAACCGATCTTGGAAGAGAAGCTGATATTATCGCAGTAGCCGATTATAGACTTATTCCAACATTCCTTGTCCCAAACTATACTAGTTGGTATATAGGATTTGCAACAAATCAAGTAGTTCTTGTATATACTGATAAATCAAAATACCATGAAATACTGGAAAACAATCCTAGTGAATGGTATAAGATCTTGATGAGAAACGATGTAAAATGGGGCTTTTCTGATCCAAACAAGGATCCATGTGGTTATCGCTCGGTGGGCATTATTGGTTTGGCATCAATATACTATAATGATACAAGTATTCTAGAGAACTTACTGCTTAATAAAACGAATATTGCTGTAGAAAAAGTTAACGATACCTTGAACCTAATTGTACCCGCTGATCTTAAGGTGAGCGAGAACAGTAATTTAATTATTAGATCTAAAAGTGTTGACTTAATATCGCTGGTAGAAGCTGGAACAATTGATTACGCATTTGAATATCAAAGTGTTGCTGTACAACATCATTTAAAATACATTAAGCTACCGGATCAAATTAACCTAGGTAATCCGAAATATGCTTATTTCTATGGAAAAGTTATTGTAAAGATACTCGTCGGTACCGATAAAGAAAAATCCATAGCGATGTCTCCAATAATATATGGTATCACAGTTCTAGATAATGCCCCCCATAGAAGCGAAGCTTTAAAGTTCCTAAAATTTCTACTAGGTAATACTGGCAGAGAAATCTTCGAGGAAAAGGGCCAGCCATATCTCGACGAGTTTATAGTATATGGAAAGATCCCAGAGGAGTTAAGGAGCATTGCAGGTTCAGAGTCTTAG